The genomic interval TCGCTTCTCTGGTGATCTTGGTGGATCAGGTTCTCAAGGCTTATGCCTTCGAGATTTCCAAGACCCTCTCGGTCTTTGTGGGACTGATCATCACCAACTGTATCGTGATGGGCCGCGCTGAAGCCTATGCCATGAAAAACCCGCCCGTTGCGAGTTTTCTCGACGGCATCGGCAACGGCCTTGGCTACTCGTTCATCCTGATGTTGGTTGGTGTTGTCCGTGAGCTGTTCGGCTCAGGCTCCCTGTTCGGTATCACCATCCTCAAAACCGTGAATAACGGTGGTTGGTATGTGCCAAACGGTCTGCTGCTGCTGCCGCCTAGTGCGTTCTTCATCATCGGCATGATCATCTGGGCTTTCCGTACATGGAAACCGAATCAGGTTGAGGCGCGCGATTTCTCAATCATTGAACAAGAGGGAGGCCACTAAGAATGGAAGGTCTTATTTCTCTTGCGGTTAAGGCGATCTTTATTGAGAACCTTGCGCTTTCCTTCTTCCTCGGCATGTGTACATTCCTTGCCGTTTCCAAGAAGGTTGAAACCGCAATCGGTCTCGGGATCTCCGTAACGGTCGTTCAGGCCATTACGGTGCCTGCCAACAACCTGATCCTGCATTTCTTCCTGGCAAAGGGCGCTCTGTCTTGGCTAGGTCTTGAAAATGTAGACCTGACTTTCATCGGTCTGATTTCTTACATCGGCGTCATCGCCGCTATGGTGCAGATCCTTGAAATGATCCTCGATCGCTTCTTTCCGGCACTCTACAACGCCCTTGGCATCTTCCTGCCTCTGATTACGGTGAACTGCGCCATCATGGGTGGTTCGCTCTTCATGGTGGAACGCGACTATACCTTCGCGGAAAGCTCCGTTTACGGTGTTGCTTCCGGTCTTGGTTGGGCGCTGGCAATCACTGCCATGGCAGGGGTGCGCGAGAAGCTAAAATATTCTGATGTACCGGCTGGCCTGCAAGGCCTTGGCGTCACATTCATCACCGCAGGGTTGATGGCCATGGGCTTCATGGCTTTCTCCGGCGTGAAGCTGTAAGGGAGGCTATAAAATGGAAGAGTTTGCCCTTGGCATCACGTTCTTTATCCTGATCGTTCTGGCTCTGGTGGCGATCATTCTGTTCGCCCGCAGCCGCTTGGTTTCCACTGGTAATGTGAACATCACTATCAATGGTGAAAAGACCATTTCCGTACCTGCCGGTGGCAAGTTGCTGGGAGCTCTGGCGAGCCAGAAGATCTTCGTTGCATCTGCCTGTGGTGGCGGTGGTACCTGTGCGCAGTGTCGCTGTAAGGTCTTCGAGGGCGGCGGGTCCATCCTGCCAACCGAAGAAGCCCACATCACCAAGCGTGAGGCAAAGGAAGGCGATCGTCTTTCCTGTCAGGTCGCTGTGAAACAGGATATGTCCATTCAGGTGCCTGAAGAGGTCTTCGGCGTCAAGAAGTGGGAATGCACAGTCAAATCAAACGACAACGTGGCCACGTTCATTAAAGAACTTGTCCTGCAGTTGCCCGCTGATGAGCATGTGAATTTCCGCGCTGGTGGTTATATCCAGATTGAAGCACCAGCTCATGAGGTCGCTTACAAAGACTTTGATGTTGCTGAGGAATATCGCGAAGATTGGGATAAATTCAATCTCTGGCAATATGTCTCCAAGGTTGAAGAACCGATCGAGCGTGCCTACTCCATGGCCAACTATCCTGAAGAAAAAGGCATCATCATGCTCAACGTGCGTGTCGCCAGCCCACCTCCGGGCCAGCCGAACGTACCTCCGGGCCAGATGTCGTCCTTCATCTTCAACCTCAAGCCAGGTGATAAAGTCAACATTTCCGGTCCGTTCGGCGAGTTCTTTGCTCGTGATACCGAAAAGGAAATGATCTTTGTTGGTGGTGGTGCCGGTATGGCGCCGATGCGCTCGCATATCTTCGATCAGCTCAAGCGCCTTGATACCAAACGGAAAATCACCTTCTGGTATGGTGCTCGCTCCAAGCGCGAAATGTTCTATGTAGAAGATTTCGACAAGCTGGCCGAAGAACATCCGAACTTCACTTGGCATGTTGCCTTGTCTGATGCCTTGCCTGAGGATGATTGGGACGGTTACACCGGCTTCATTCATAATGTGCTGTATGAACAGTATCTGCGTGACCATGAAGCTCCGGAAGACTGCGAATATTACATGTGCGGTCCTCCGATCATGAACCAGTCCGTGATCAACATGCTGCTTGATCTGGGTGTTGATCGCGAAGACATCATGCTCGATGACTTTGGTGGTTAAACCTGGGTGACCAGAAACAAGAATAAAGAAAAGGCCGGAGCAACCACGCTCCGGCCTTTTTGTTGTGCACTACATTTGCCGAGAAATTGGGCGAAGAGGGGGAATGAGAGCGACAGCCCTTCTAGTCCTTGGTAAAGCGCAAATAGCCAGCAATGTGCGATTTACCGTCGCCATCCTTGGGGTGAGTGACTCCGTCATAAACAACGATTTCTTCAAAATCAAACGGGCTGACGCCTTCGATGCAAGCGACATTGATGCCATATTCATTCGGGCTAGAGCGGCGTTTGTGATGGGTATAGATACCGCACTTGGAGCAGAAATAATGCTCGGCGGTCATCGTGCCGAATTGATATTTGGTCAGCATCTCCTCGCCTTTGAGAAACTCGATGCCATCCAATGGTGTTGAAACTGCCGCGGCGCCTCTCATCCGGCAGATGGAACATGTGCAGCGTCTCGGCGGCTTGTCATTTTCCGATATCGTGACACGAAATTGTACGGAACCGCAATGACAGGCGGCATTATAGCTGTGCCCTGGCTTTATCAACTCAAGTCTCCTTATACGTGGCGTGAGGACGCAAGTGTGCCGCCAATCACAGCCCTTGGCAAGAAGTGCATCCCTAGGGCGCGGTTGATCAGACGATGGTAGGCTCCAACAGAGTGCCTTCCAAGGCTAGGACAGCGCCCGTGTAAGGGGATCAAAGCCTTGCCGATGCGTGTCTTTTTGGTGAAAATCAGAATGCGAAATGCAACTATAAATATAGTCTTGATTGATTGTACAAGAATTAATATATTTTTTGGGCTAAAATATTTATGTGCGGCCATATAGGTGCAGAGGGTGGTTAAGACAACGAAAAATTCGCGTTGAAAGCGCCAAGGCTGCGGTTGTTTCTGGCGGAGGATGTATAGGGAGCGTGCCTAAAAGTGGATATCTTGGGATCAAGGAGTATATTTCTTCCATGATCCGGAGCAAAGAATGGCCGCCAGGTCATTTGCTGCCAACGGAAACAGAGCTGGCTGCGCAATTTGATTGCGCCAGAGCGACGGTCAATCGTGCATTGGGGGAATTGGCCGAAGAACAGATTATTGACCGAAGGCGCAAGGCGGGCAGCCGTGTGCGCGATGGTCGCGAACGGATGGCCAATCTGAAAATCCAGTTCCCCTGTCGCGAAATCGAAGCGATGGGAAAGGAGCATCGCTATGTTTCTCTTCAAAGGGAAATGTGCGCACTGCCCGTGCTCTTGCAAAATATTGGAGAGACGGGGCTGGAAGATCAGTGCTTGCGGACAGAGGGGGTTCACTATGCCAGTGAGACCCCTTTTCAATTTGAGCGTAGCTGGTTCCGCAGAGATGCCTTTCCCGAATTGTTCCAAGAGGGTGGCAAGGTGAAAGCGCCCTGCGTAACACTTCTGGAAAAGAACCCCTTTTATCACGGCGGTTTGTGTATTTCTGCTTCAAAAGCCAATCACTTGGAAGCGCGCCATCTGGGGATCAAGGTGGGGGAGCCTCTGATCAATAAAGAATATATTCTGACAGATGGGCTGGAAGGGACGCCCGTTGCTGTCATGCAAATCAGATACAAGCCTGACTATAGCGTTTCCTGCATATTCTAGTGCGCTGCAACATGTTCAGGATTAGAGGCTTGCCGACTTTTCGTGCGCAATTACATGTTCGATGGCTTGCATCAGGATAGGGAAATCATAAGACACAGCACCTGTTCGGACCCGGTCGCGCCCGATGCTGTAGGCGAGAAGCTGCGTGTCCAATGCCGCAAAAGCCGGTTCCACATCCATTGTGCATGTGCTCGGTGAGATTGCTTCAGCATCCAGCGCTATGGCGCGCGCCACTTCAATCAACTCAGGGTCTTGATCTACGCCAACCATTATAGTCTCCTACTTTTGTAGAAGATACTTACTGATTTTTACGGAGGTGGGCATCCGTAAATTATCGTATTTCCCAATTTTTGCACTGCAAAATAACCATGTGTGAATGAATTGGAATTGCGCATTCCCTGATTGGGTCTCCATGTCTCACTCAGCATTCGGGTAGATTGACAGCGAGCCCGCCGAGCGACGTTTCCTTGTATTTCTCATCCATGTCGCGACCGGTTTCCCTCAAGGTGCGGATGCAATTGTCGAGCGGCATGAAGTGGGAACCGTCACCATATAGAGCGAGGGAAGCCGCTGACACGGCCTTTATGGCGCCAAGTCCGTTACGCTCGATACAAGGCACTTGAACCAGTCCTTTGACCGGATCACATGTCATGCCCAGATGATGCTCCAGAGCGATTTCTGCCGCATTCTCAATCTGCTCATTGCTGCCGCCTAGAGCCGCACATAGGCCGCTGGCCGCCATCGCCGCTGCGGAACCGACTTCGGCCTGACAGCCCGCCTCAGCTCCCGATATGGATGCATTATGCTTAATGAGGCCACCAATCGCCGCCGCGGTCAAAAGGAAGGTCGTGATGCCCGCATCATTGGAGCCGGGGCAGTGGTCTCGATAGTAACGCAAAACGGAAGGCACCACGCCCGCCGCGCCGTTGGTCGGAGCGGTGACCACGCGCCCGCCTGCTGCATTCTCCTCATTGACCGCCATTGCGTAGCAGCTCAGCCAGTCATTGACCTGATGGGGCATCGGCATATTGTCGCCGTGGCTGCTGATGAGCTGCTGATGGATATGCTTGGCGCGCCGCTTGACCTTGAGCCCTCCGGGCAGAATGCCATCTTTGGCCAGGCCTCTATCGATGGAAGAGAGCATCGCCTGCCAGATGCGGGCAATGCCTGCGTCAAGCTCCTGCCGCAGAAGGCTGATTTCCTCGTTGGCGCGCTTCATGGCGGCAATGGAAAGGCCGGAGCGCTGCCCCATGGCCAGCATTTCAGCAGCCGAGCCGAAGGGGTAGGGGAACCCTGCC from uncultured Cohaesibacter sp. carries:
- a CDS encoding L-serine ammonia-lyase; its protein translation is MFLSIFDIFKIGIGPSSSHTMGPMNAALRFIDDLRVGGFMGVDAGDVRRISCSLHGSLAFTGKGHATDRAVILGLLGFAPDRLDPDDAEAQEARVREEKFIEPEGFPRLRFNPDEDLIFDYGPSLPGHANGMKLFAYGEGNRQLASVTYYSIGGGFIVTASEMEEKISHKPDALHQAQQAAGFPYPFGSAAEMLAMGQRSGLSIAAMKRANEEISLLRQELDAGIARIWQAMLSSIDRGLAKDGILPGGLKVKRRAKHIHQQLISSHGDNMPMPHQVNDWLSCYAMAVNEENAAGGRVVTAPTNGAAGVVPSVLRYYRDHCPGSNDAGITTFLLTAAAIGGLIKHNASISGAEAGCQAEVGSAAAMAASGLCAALGGSNEQIENAAEIALEHHLGMTCDPVKGLVQVPCIERNGLGAIKAVSAASLALYGDGSHFMPLDNCIRTLRETGRDMDEKYKETSLGGLAVNLPEC
- a CDS encoding GFA family protein, translated to MIKPGHSYNAACHCGSVQFRVTISENDKPPRRCTCSICRMRGAAAVSTPLDGIEFLKGEEMLTKYQFGTMTAEHYFCSKCGIYTHHKRRSSPNEYGINVACIEGVSPFDFEEIVVYDGVTHPKDGDGKSHIAGYLRFTKD
- the nqrF gene encoding NADH:ubiquinone reductase (Na(+)-transporting) subunit F; this translates as MEEFALGITFFILIVLALVAIILFARSRLVSTGNVNITINGEKTISVPAGGKLLGALASQKIFVASACGGGGTCAQCRCKVFEGGGSILPTEEAHITKREAKEGDRLSCQVAVKQDMSIQVPEEVFGVKKWECTVKSNDNVATFIKELVLQLPADEHVNFRAGGYIQIEAPAHEVAYKDFDVAEEYREDWDKFNLWQYVSKVEEPIERAYSMANYPEEKGIIMLNVRVASPPPGQPNVPPGQMSSFIFNLKPGDKVNISGPFGEFFARDTEKEMIFVGGGAGMAPMRSHIFDQLKRLDTKRKITFWYGARSKREMFYVEDFDKLAEEHPNFTWHVALSDALPEDDWDGYTGFIHNVLYEQYLRDHEAPEDCEYYMCGPPIMNQSVINMLLDLGVDREDIMLDDFGG
- the nqrE gene encoding NADH:ubiquinone reductase (Na(+)-transporting) subunit E, which codes for MEGLISLAVKAIFIENLALSFFLGMCTFLAVSKKVETAIGLGISVTVVQAITVPANNLILHFFLAKGALSWLGLENVDLTFIGLISYIGVIAAMVQILEMILDRFFPALYNALGIFLPLITVNCAIMGGSLFMVERDYTFAESSVYGVASGLGWALAITAMAGVREKLKYSDVPAGLQGLGVTFITAGLMAMGFMAFSGVKL
- a CDS encoding NADH:ubiquinone reductase (Na(+)-transporting) subunit D, giving the protein MSMHKNSMLVDPLVDNNPITLQVLGICSALAVTSSLKVALVMAISVTLVTAFSNLFISMIRNHIPNNIRIIAQMVIIASLVILVDQVLKAYAFEISKTLSVFVGLIITNCIVMGRAEAYAMKNPPVASFLDGIGNGLGYSFILMLVGVVRELFGSGSLFGITILKTVNNGGWYVPNGLLLLPPSAFFIIGMIIWAFRTWKPNQVEARDFSIIEQEGGH
- a CDS encoding GntR family transcriptional regulator yields the protein MPKSGYLGIKEYISSMIRSKEWPPGHLLPTETELAAQFDCARATVNRALGELAEEQIIDRRRKAGSRVRDGRERMANLKIQFPCREIEAMGKEHRYVSLQREMCALPVLLQNIGETGLEDQCLRTEGVHYASETPFQFERSWFRRDAFPELFQEGGKVKAPCVTLLEKNPFYHGGLCISASKANHLEARHLGIKVGEPLINKEYILTDGLEGTPVAVMQIRYKPDYSVSCIF